From Myotis daubentonii chromosome 7, mMyoDau2.1, whole genome shotgun sequence, a single genomic window includes:
- the CLK1 gene encoding dual specificity protein kinase CLK1 isoform X3, whose amino-acid sequence MLEWFEHRGHICIVFELLGLSTYDFIKENGFLPFRLDHIRKMAYQICKSVNFLHSNKLTHTDLKPENILFVQSDYTEAYNPKMKRDERTLINPDIKVVDFGSATYDDEHHSTLVSTRHYRAPEVILALGWSQPCDVWSIGCILIEYYLGFTVFPTHDSKEHLAMMERILGPLPKHMIQKTRKRKYFHHDRLDWDEHSSAGRYVSRRCKPLKEFMLSQDAEHELLFDLIQKMLEYEPSKRITLKEALKHPFFHPLKKTT is encoded by the exons ATGTTGGAATGGTTTGAGCATCGTGGTCACATTTGCATTGTATTTGAATTACTAGGACTTAGTACTTACGATTTTATTAAGGAGAATGGTTTTCTGCCATTTCGACTGGATCATATCAGGAAGATGGCATATCAGATATGCAAGTCTGTGAATT TTCTGCACAGTAATAAGTTGACTCATACCGACTTAAAgcctgaaaacattttatttgtgcAGTCTGACTACACAGAGGCATATAATCCCAAAATG AAACGTGATGAACGTACCTTAATAAATCCAGATATTAAAGTTGTGGACTTTGGAAGTGCAACATATGATGATGAACATCACAGTACATTGGTATCTACCAGACATTATAGGGCTCCTGAAGTTATTTTAG CCTTAGGATGGTCCCAACCATGTGATGTCTGGAGTATAGGATGTATTCTTATTGAATATTACCTTGGCTTTACAGTGTTTCCA acACATGATAGTAAGGAGCACCTAGCAATGATGGAAAGGATTCTTGGACCTTTACCAAAACATATGATACAGAAAACCAG GAAACGTAAATATTTCCATCATGATCGATTGGACTGGGATGAACACAGTTCTGCTGGCAGATATGTTTCAAGGCGTTGTAAACCTCTAAAG gAATTTATGCTTTCTCAGGATGCTGAACATGAGCTTCTCTTTGACCTCATTCAGAAAATGTTGGAGTATGAGCCATCTAAAAGGATTACTCTCAAAGAAGCCTTAAAACATCCTTTCTTTCATCCCTTAAAAAAAACTACATAG
- the CLK1 gene encoding dual specificity protein kinase CLK1 isoform X2, which translates to MRHSKRSYGADWDEKDWEAAKWRSSSRKRARRSPSSARESKRCQYDPAKTSDSHYLESRSLNERDYYSRRYVDEYRNDYSQGCEPGHRHRDHEGRYQNHSSKSSGRSGRSSYKSKHRTQHSTTHRRSHAKSHRRKRSRSVEDDEEGHLICQSGDVLSARYEIVDTLGEGAFGKVVECIDHKVRCVQMLEWFEHRGHICIVFELLGLSTYDFIKENGFLPFRLDHIRKMAYQICKSVNFLHSNKLTHTDLKPENILFVQSDYTEAYNPKMKRDERTLINPDIKVVDFGSATYDDEHHSTLVSTRHYRAPEVILALGWSQPCDVWSIGCILIEYYLGFTVFPTHDSKEHLAMMERILGPLPKHMIQKTRKRKYFHHDRLDWDEHSSAGRYVSRRCKPLKEFMLSQDAEHELLFDLIQKMLEYEPSKRITLKEALKHPFFHPLKKTT; encoded by the exons ATGAGGCACTCGAAGAGAAGTTACGGTGCCGATTGGGACGAGAAGGACTGGGAGGCCGCCAAgtggaggagcagcagccgcaagAGGGCGAGGCGGTCCCCCAGCAGCGCCCGCGAGAGCAAGCGCTGCCAGTACGACCCCGCGAAAACCTCGGACAG tcaTTATTTGGAAAGCCGGTCTCTAAATGAGAGAGATTATTATAGCCGGCGCTACGTTGATGAATATAGAAATGACTACAGTCAAGGGTGTGAGCCCGGGCATCGCCACAGGGACCATGAAGGCAGATACCAGAACCACAGCAGCAAGTCCTCTGGCCGGAGTGGACGGAGTAGCTATAAAAGCAAGCACCGGACTCAGCACAGCACCACCCATCGCCGATCACACGCG AAGAGTCACCGAAGGAAAAGATCCAGGAGTGTAGAGGATGATGAGGAGGGTCACCTGATCTGTCAGAGTGGAGACGTACTAAGTGCAAGAT aTGAAATTGTTGATACTTTAGGTGAAGGAGCTTTTGGAAAAGTCGTGGAGTGCATTGATCATAAAGT CCGCTGTGTCCAGATGTTGGAATGGTTTGAGCATCGTGGTCACATTTGCATTGTATTTGAATTACTAGGACTTAGTACTTACGATTTTATTAAGGAGAATGGTTTTCTGCCATTTCGACTGGATCATATCAGGAAGATGGCATATCAGATATGCAAGTCTGTGAATT TTCTGCACAGTAATAAGTTGACTCATACCGACTTAAAgcctgaaaacattttatttgtgcAGTCTGACTACACAGAGGCATATAATCCCAAAATG AAACGTGATGAACGTACCTTAATAAATCCAGATATTAAAGTTGTGGACTTTGGAAGTGCAACATATGATGATGAACATCACAGTACATTGGTATCTACCAGACATTATAGGGCTCCTGAAGTTATTTTAG CCTTAGGATGGTCCCAACCATGTGATGTCTGGAGTATAGGATGTATTCTTATTGAATATTACCTTGGCTTTACAGTGTTTCCA acACATGATAGTAAGGAGCACCTAGCAATGATGGAAAGGATTCTTGGACCTTTACCAAAACATATGATACAGAAAACCAG GAAACGTAAATATTTCCATCATGATCGATTGGACTGGGATGAACACAGTTCTGCTGGCAGATATGTTTCAAGGCGTTGTAAACCTCTAAAG gAATTTATGCTTTCTCAGGATGCTGAACATGAGCTTCTCTTTGACCTCATTCAGAAAATGTTGGAGTATGAGCCATCTAAAAGGATTACTCTCAAAGAAGCCTTAAAACATCCTTTCTTTCATCCCTTAAAAAAAACTACATAG
- the CLK1 gene encoding dual specificity protein kinase CLK1 isoform X1, whose amino-acid sequence MRHSKRSYGADWDEKDWEAAKWRSSSRKRARRSPSSARESKRCQYDPAKTSDSHYLESRSLNERDYYSRRYVDEYRNDYSQGCEPGHRHRDHEGRYQNHSSKSSGRSGRSSYKSKHRTQHSTTHRRSHAKSHRRKRSRSVEDDEEGHLICQSGDVLSARYEIVDTLGEGAFGKVVECIDHKVGGRHVAVKIVKNVDRYCEAARSEIQVLEHLNTTDPNSTFRCVQMLEWFEHRGHICIVFELLGLSTYDFIKENGFLPFRLDHIRKMAYQICKSVNFLHSNKLTHTDLKPENILFVQSDYTEAYNPKMKRDERTLINPDIKVVDFGSATYDDEHHSTLVSTRHYRAPEVILALGWSQPCDVWSIGCILIEYYLGFTVFPTHDSKEHLAMMERILGPLPKHMIQKTRKRKYFHHDRLDWDEHSSAGRYVSRRCKPLKEFMLSQDAEHELLFDLIQKMLEYEPSKRITLKEALKHPFFHPLKKTT is encoded by the exons ATGAGGCACTCGAAGAGAAGTTACGGTGCCGATTGGGACGAGAAGGACTGGGAGGCCGCCAAgtggaggagcagcagccgcaagAGGGCGAGGCGGTCCCCCAGCAGCGCCCGCGAGAGCAAGCGCTGCCAGTACGACCCCGCGAAAACCTCGGACAG tcaTTATTTGGAAAGCCGGTCTCTAAATGAGAGAGATTATTATAGCCGGCGCTACGTTGATGAATATAGAAATGACTACAGTCAAGGGTGTGAGCCCGGGCATCGCCACAGGGACCATGAAGGCAGATACCAGAACCACAGCAGCAAGTCCTCTGGCCGGAGTGGACGGAGTAGCTATAAAAGCAAGCACCGGACTCAGCACAGCACCACCCATCGCCGATCACACGCG AAGAGTCACCGAAGGAAAAGATCCAGGAGTGTAGAGGATGATGAGGAGGGTCACCTGATCTGTCAGAGTGGAGACGTACTAAGTGCAAGAT aTGAAATTGTTGATACTTTAGGTGAAGGAGCTTTTGGAAAAGTCGTGGAGTGCATTGATCATAAAGT GGGAGGTAGACATGTAGcagtaaaaatagttaaaaatgtgGATAGATACTGTGAAGCTGCCCGCTCAGAAATACAAGTGCTGGAACACTTAAATACAACAGACCCCAATAGTACATT CCGCTGTGTCCAGATGTTGGAATGGTTTGAGCATCGTGGTCACATTTGCATTGTATTTGAATTACTAGGACTTAGTACTTACGATTTTATTAAGGAGAATGGTTTTCTGCCATTTCGACTGGATCATATCAGGAAGATGGCATATCAGATATGCAAGTCTGTGAATT TTCTGCACAGTAATAAGTTGACTCATACCGACTTAAAgcctgaaaacattttatttgtgcAGTCTGACTACACAGAGGCATATAATCCCAAAATG AAACGTGATGAACGTACCTTAATAAATCCAGATATTAAAGTTGTGGACTTTGGAAGTGCAACATATGATGATGAACATCACAGTACATTGGTATCTACCAGACATTATAGGGCTCCTGAAGTTATTTTAG CCTTAGGATGGTCCCAACCATGTGATGTCTGGAGTATAGGATGTATTCTTATTGAATATTACCTTGGCTTTACAGTGTTTCCA acACATGATAGTAAGGAGCACCTAGCAATGATGGAAAGGATTCTTGGACCTTTACCAAAACATATGATACAGAAAACCAG GAAACGTAAATATTTCCATCATGATCGATTGGACTGGGATGAACACAGTTCTGCTGGCAGATATGTTTCAAGGCGTTGTAAACCTCTAAAG gAATTTATGCTTTCTCAGGATGCTGAACATGAGCTTCTCTTTGACCTCATTCAGAAAATGTTGGAGTATGAGCCATCTAAAAGGATTACTCTCAAAGAAGCCTTAAAACATCCTTTCTTTCATCCCTTAAAAAAAACTACATAG
- the PPIL3 gene encoding peptidyl-prolyl cis-trans isomerase-like 3: MSVTLHTDVGDIKIEIFCERTPKACENFLALCASNYYNGCIFHRNIKGFMVQTGDPSGTGRGGNSIWGKKFEDEYSEYLKHNVRGVVSMANNGPNTNGSQFFITYGKQPHLDMKYTVFGKVIDGLETLDELEKLPVNEKTYRPLNDVHIKDITIHANPFAQ, translated from the exons TCGGTGACACTGCATACAGATGTAGGTgatattaaaatagaaatcttCTGCGAGAGGACACCCAAAGCATGTGAA AATTTCTTGGCTCTTTGTGCCAGTAATTACTACAATGGCTGTATATTTCATAGAAATATCAAGGGTTTCATGGTTCAAACAGGAGACCCCTCAG GTACCGGAAGAGGAGGTAACAGTATCTGGGGCAAGAAATTTGAGGATGAATACAGTGAATATCTTAAG CACAACGTTAGAGGTGTTGTATCTATGGCTAATAATGGCCCAAATACCAATGGATCTCAGTTTTTCATCACCTATGGCAAGCAGCCACATTTGGACATGAAATACACAGTATTTGGAAA GGTAATAGATGGTCTGGAGACTCTAGATGAATTGGAGAAGTTACCAGTAAATGAGAAGACATACCGACCTCTTAATGATGTACACATTAAGGATATAACTATTCATGCCAACCCATTTGCTCAATAG